The region CTCCACCAACTTGCGCGCCGTGATGTCCTTGCTGAAGATCGTCATCCCCGTCACCGTCCCCTCATCATCGATGATGGGGCTCATGGAGACGTCCAGGACGATGCGCACATCCCCCTGTGTGTAATCCTCCTCGAACCGGATGCGCTCCCCCGCCAGGGTCTTGTCCAACAGCGGATCCCAACGCGCCTGCACCTCCGGAGACCTCGGGTAGAAGAGCCGCTGCCCCGGGACGAGCTCCTTGCCCTGAAACAGGAGGTAGGTCCGGCGCAGCGCCGCATTCGCCGTGATGATGCGCTTGTGCGCGTCGAGCGAGCACACCAGGTCATCCGTGCTCTCGACCAGGCTGAACAGCTTGCCCTCACTCTCGCGCAAGGTGCGCAGGGTGCGCTCGAACGCTTCCTGGGCCGAGCCTTGCGCGGAGCTGTACAGCGAGCTCATCACCCACACGCCCAGCAGGGAGACGGCCGCGGTGGCGTGCATGACCGTCAACTCGGGCAGGGGGATGGCGCTGGTATAGGAGGTGAAGTGCGCCCGGTAATACGGATGAATCCCCACGGCCAGGAAGAGAAAGACCGTGACGAAGGAGCCCAGGCGCAGCCCCAGCAGGTACACCGCGCAGCAGGGGATCAGCAGGGTCGCGGCGTGGAACCCCGTCTCGGGGTGTCTGCTCAGGTAGATGGCCGTCATGTGCCCCACGGACACGACCATGCACAACAGGCCCGCCGGCAGGGTCAGTGAGCGGGCCTTGCGCGCCAGCACCAGCGTCACGACGTAGAACACGCTCGACACGATCGTGGGGACCGAGGCGCGCGTGAAGGGCACGGCCAGCAGGTACACCACCGAGAACGCGAGCGCGAACAGGGTGGTTCCGACCAGCACCCGTTGGCGGAGCATCTCCGTGGGCGGAGCCTTTCTCAGGTGCTCCGACAGGAACGCGTCCAGCAGCGGCGTGAGCCAGACGTGCGGCCCTCGCCGGCGGCCCTCCGGCGCCGAGGACTCTGGTGCTCCAGCGGCTACGGGCTTCGGCTCTGATGTACTCGCCATCCAGGTGCCTCTCTGACCAGGGCGACCCCCTGTCGCGAGAACGGTCCAGAGCGAGTCTGGTCAAAAGCGCCTGGGGTTTGAAGTGGACTGGAGTGCGCGCCCCAGGCAGCCCGCTCCCACTGGGAGCGGGTCCGCCTTCACACCCCTCTCAAGACGCGCGCTGACGAGACCCCAGCCAGTGGAGCAGC is a window of Archangium lipolyticum DNA encoding:
- a CDS encoding ATP-binding protein, coding for MASTSEPKPVAAGAPESSAPEGRRRGPHVWLTPLLDAFLSEHLRKAPPTEMLRQRVLVGTTLFALAFSVVYLLAVPFTRASVPTIVSSVFYVVTLVLARKARSLTLPAGLLCMVVSVGHMTAIYLSRHPETGFHAATLLIPCCAVYLLGLRLGSFVTVFLFLAVGIHPYYRAHFTSYTSAIPLPELTVMHATAAVSLLGVWVMSSLYSSAQGSAQEAFERTLRTLRESEGKLFSLVESTDDLVCSLDAHKRIITANAALRRTYLLFQGKELVPGQRLFYPRSPEVQARWDPLLDKTLAGERIRFEEDYTQGDVRIVLDVSMSPIIDDEGTVTGMTIFSKDITARKLVETRLGEMHRNLVEVSRYAGMAEVATGVLHNVGNTLNSVNISAGLLNDQLRHSRLSGLLKAANLLREHSLDFSTFLTRDPRGQKLPRYLIALAEALEKEREVMRKEVGSLTESVEHIKSIVSMQQQHARAAGVVERLPVPQLIEEALRLNAGSFERKGIHIEREYAEVPPILVDRHKLLQILINLLSNARHALMESGTADKRLSIRIRLSEGGDRLIIEVADNGVGIAPENLARLFSQGFTTKKTGHGFGLHISALSAEEMNGRLGCTSAGPGQGATFTLELPVDGPSEERESSEPAEQA